In a genomic window of Myotis daubentonii chromosome X, mMyoDau2.1, whole genome shotgun sequence:
- the LOC132223407 gene encoding melanoma-associated antigen 4-like, with amino-acid sequence MPGHHMSEPWKPEEDFPYPVEIPDLVAEELFWAMQEEEEEEDALSLSSSPSVLFIDKLEEVPAAETPSPPQSPQRACPSPHAMEAFPCSQSEDENSSIRDEEGPNTEGGPEDDADFLLHKSLHLKMMEMVEFLLLKYRAKEPTTKAEKLSSVIKEHQEHFPELFSAAIECIELVFGVVVREVDPSTHTYVLVTALGLTYDGMVSDEHRFPNTGLLVTLLCVIASEGDCTTEEKIWAVLNDLGVHDGKVHWLYGEPRELITKVWVQEQYLVYRQVHNSDPARYEFLWSPREHTETTRVKALKFMHTVSRDFHLLPCLPEEPECNEKHYA; translated from the coding sequence ATGCCTGGTCATCATATGAGTGAGCCGTGGAAGCCTGAGGAAGACTTTCCATACCCAGTTGAGATCCCCGACTTGGTGGCGGAGGAGCTGTTCTGGGctatgcaggaggaggaggaggaggaagatgccctgtctctctcctcctccccctcagtcCTGTTTATAGACAAACTAGAGGAGGTGCCTGCTGCTGAGACACCAAGTCCTCCCCAGAGTCCTCAgcgtgcctgcccctccccccatgccatGGAAGCCTTTCCATGCAGCCAATCTGAAGATGAGAACTCCAGCATCCGAGATGAAGAGGGTCCAAACACTGAGGGCGGCCCTGAAGATGATGCCGATTTCTTGCTCCACAAATCACTGCATTTGAAGATGATGGAAATGGTGGAGTTCCTGCTCCTGAAGTATCGTGCAAAGGAGCCAACCACAAAGGCAGAAAAACTGAGTAGTGTCATCAAAGAGCACCAGGAGCACTTTCCTGAGCTCTTCAGTGCGGCCATTGAGTGCATTGAGTTGGTTTTTGGTGTTGTTGTGAGGGAAGTAGACCCCAGTACCCACACCTATGTCCTGGTCACTGCCTTGGGGCTAACCTATGATGGGATGGTGAGCGATGAGCACAGATTTCCCAACACAGGCCTCCTGGTCACACTTCTGTGTGTGATCGCCTCAGAGGGTGATTGTACCACTGAGGAGAAAATCTGGGCTGTACTGAATGATTTAGGGGTGCATGATGGGAAGGTACATTGGCTctatggggagcccagggagctcaTCACCAAAGTTTGGGTGCAGGAACAGTACCTGGTGTACCGCCAGGTGCACAATAGCGACCCTGCCCGCTATGAGTTCCTGTGGAGCCCCAGGGAACACACTGAGACCACCAGGGTGAAAGCCCTCA